One segment of Peromyscus leucopus breed LL Stock chromosome 5, UCI_PerLeu_2.1, whole genome shotgun sequence DNA contains the following:
- the Gcm2 gene encoding chorion-specific transcription factor GCMb: MPADTTQDADSVLSYGMKLTWDINDPQMPQEPAHFDHFREWPDGYVRFIYSSQEKKAQRHLSGWAMRNTNNHNGHILKKSCLGVVVCAQACALQDGSHLQLRPAICDKARLKQQKKACPNCHSALELVPCRGHSGYPVTNFWRLDGNAIFFQAKGVHDHPRPESKSETEARRSAFKRQMVSFHQPQKRSSREPQVGSSQDCSGNLNNMPVPEPPELFDVTADASFPITGQPCPSFPNSDVHRVTCDLTTFQGDVTLPFQKYSNPSIYLPRPPWNYELAGLVGTGSSPYPTLYKDSSSIPDDTDWVHLNSLQYNVSSYGSYERSLDFTAKYHGWKPAHGKPGLEERVDYGQCQAVTTCPYYNPELPCRYLPVPPAGTQALQTVITTTVAYQAYQHPALKHSDSMQEVSSRSSCTCGSENLPMPIYPQALDPPDAVIQAASPSERAPGKLPGDCQVNRPTLAFPQETDPPRTDGADAWDVCLSGMGSVMGYLDRAGQPFNFDSEEF; this comes from the exons ATGCCGGCAGACACCACACAGGACGCAGACTCTGTGCTTTCCTATGGGATGAAACTCACGTGGGACATCAATGATCCGCAGATGCCTCAG GAACCAGCCCACTTTGACCACTTCCGGGAGTGGCCTGATGGCTATGTGCGCTTCATCTACAGCAGCCAGGAGAAGAAGGCTCAGCGCCACCTGAGTGGCTGGGCCATGCGCAACACCAACAACCACAATGGCCACATCCTCAAGAAGTCCTGCCTGGGCGTGGTGGTGTGCGCACAGGCCTGTGCCCTGCAggatggctcacacctgcagcTGCGGCCAGCCATCTGCGACAAGGCCAGGCTGAAGCAGCAGA AGAAAGCTTGTCCCAACTGTCACTCAGCTTTGGAGCTGGTTCCTTGCCGAGGGCACAGTGGATACCCTGTCACCAACTTCTGGCGACTTGATGGCAATGCAATCTTTTTTCAG GCCAAAGGGGTCCACGATCACCCCAGACCAGAGAGTAAGTCAGAGACAGAAGCTAGAAGAAGTGCCTTCAAGAGGCAGATGGTCTCTTTCCACCAACCCCAGAAAAGGAGCTCCAGAGAGCCTCAG GTAGGAAGCAGTCAGGATTGCAGTGGAAACCTCAACAACATGCCTGTCCCGGAACCCCCAGAACTGTTTGACGTGACTGCTGATGCCAGCTTCCCTATTACAGGGCagccctgcccttccttcccaaaCTCTGATGTTCACAGAGTCACCTGTGACCTGACCACCTTTCAGGGAGATGTAACACTACCCTTTCAGAAATACTCAAACCCAAGCATCTATTTGCCCAGGCCACCTTGGAACTATGAATTGGCAGGTCTTGTGGGTACAGGTTCAAGTCCATATCCCACCCTGTATAAAGATTCTTCCAGTATCCCTGATGACACAGACTGGGTTCATCTAAACTCACTACAATATAATGTCAGTTCATACGGCAGCTATGAGAGAAGCTTGGATTTCACAGCTAAATATCATGGCTGGAAACCTGCACATGGGAAACCTGGCCTTGAAGAGAGGGTTGATTATGGGCAATGCCAGGCTGTGACCACGTGCCCTTATTACAACCCAGAGCTGCCCTGCAGGTACCTGCCAGTGCCACCAGCAGGTACCCAGGCCCTGCAGACCGTGATCACCACCACAGTGGCCTACCAGGCTTACCAGCACCCTGCTCTGAAACACAGTGACAGCATGCAGGAGGTCAGCAGCCGTTCCAGCTGCACCTGTGGTTCTGAAAACCTGCCGATGCCCATCTATCCACAAGCCTTAGACCCTCCGGATGCAGTCATCCAGGCAGCCTCTCCTTCAGAGAGAGCCCCTGGGAAACTTCCGGGAGATTGTCAGGTCAACAGACCCACCCTGGCTTTTCCTCAAGAGACAGATCCCCCCAGGACAGATGGAGCAGACGCCTGggatgtgtgtctgtctgggaTGGGCTCAGTGATGGGTTACTTGGATAGAGCAGGACAGCCTTTCAACTTTGACAGTGAGGAGTTTTAG